A segment of the Nitrospina gracilis 3/211 genome:
CAATCACCAGGCAAAGTACGAGCAGGATAAGCCGCCGCCGACCCGGCCTTGCCGGACGGGGGAGTAGAGGACGTCTGGCCATCGAGTCGTCTCCCGCGGGAAGGTTCCCCTGGCGCAACCCACACACACGCTTGCAACAAAGTTACGGTCAGCGCAGGGAAAAGGGTGAAGGCGGGGTCTCGGAATCCGTTTGCGTTTCCCCGATCACGCGTCCGCCGAAATCAGAAAACACTTTTTGGCCGTTCTTCATGCGTTTCAGGTGGTGATGGGAACGGCGTTTCCTGCTGCTTGATTGCGGGCCTTCATCCGCCGCAAAGTCATCCGCCCCCAGAGCATTCCACACAGTCTGATCGCGGAGCCGGGTTTTGAATCCGATTCCCTGCGTCCGGTCCAGGATGCGCTCGGCAAAATCGCTGCGCCCGGGAAACGCGGTGATGTTGGTGGTGGGACCCAGCGGAAACCGAAGAACGCCGAAACCCGGAGAAAACACGAACGGCTGGAAGGGTCCGACAAATGGAAACGGTCCCGCAAATCCGTTCCGCTGGAACGGCCGAAGGGAAAACGGCGGTTGTCCGGGATGCCGACGACGAAATCCCGGCCCACGAACCTTTTTTTGCCTAACCGCCGGGTGTCGCCCGGTTTGATTTTGAAACCGGGATGGCGCGGAAGAAAATCCTGCCGACCCCGGATCACGTCGTTTTGAATTTTCCGGGAGTTTTCGTCCAGACGGTTACGCAGTTCATTGGGGCCGAACAGAAAATTCCGGCGAAGCGGAGACACGCCCTGCCTGCGGGAACCGCGAAAGGATGAGGCACGCCCGTCGCGAAATCCCTGCTGGATGCGGGTGCGGCGTTGAAAACTGGACTGGAATTTGGAATCAATGCGGCTCTTGAAACCGGATCCCCGATTGAACGAGGAATGAAATCCCGCACTCCCGCCGCCGGCGGAGGTGACCTCCGGCAAGATGCCGGAGAAAACAAAAAGGCCCATCAATAAAATGGAAGGAAAGACCAACGGTTTCATGAGCTCGCCTGAAAGAGAAACACCACACCGTGGCGCTCAGCCGGTTAGCAACCATCAATAAAAGTATATCAATCCCGCGAAAACCGCCACAAGCCCAAACCATCCTTATTGGCTTTCCCCCGAACCCGAAAATGGAAGCCCCTTGCAATATTGGAACTTTTCAGGTTAACCCGGCTGATTCCGGGCAATTGCGGGTTCGGCCCCCACCGGCTGTTGCATTAAATATTTGCAACAGTATGGGCAACGCGTTACCATCCCTTGAACTGGGATCCCCTTTTTTCAACGGAAGATAAGAACCGTCATGAACACGCGTCCGGCAGACAACATCGAATCCATCATCAATCTCCTCAAGGAAGCGGTTTTCGTGTACGACGAGAACCTGGAGATCCGTTATTTCAACGAAGCGGCGGAACGCATCACGGGATACCGCCGTGAGGAGGTGCTGGGCCGCAAGTGCATCACCATCCTCGACCAGAGCGTGTGCCTGAATAACTGCGAGTTGTGCCTGACCGTGAAAAAGGGCATCAACTACGAAGCCCACTTCACGTCCTCCTTTTTGCGCAAAGACGGGGCCAAACGGATGGGCGAATTTCAGGCAGGCCTCCTGCAACGCAACGAAGAAGGCACGCGGGTGGTGGTCGCCCTCAACGACGTCACTGAAATCTCCCAGTTGCGGCAGGAATTAAAAGAGGTCCACTCCTTCGGCAACATGATCGGCAAAAGCCGTGTGATGAAGGAGTTGTTCGAGACCATCCAGAACGTGGCGTTTTACGATTCCACGGTTTTCATTCAAGGAGAAAGCGGCACCGGCAAGGAGCTGGTGGCGAGGGCCCTGCACTACGCCAGCCCGCGCGCGGGCAAGAACCTGATCAAGGTGAACTGCACTGCGTTCGCCGATACCCTGCTGGAAAGCGAACTGTTCGGCCACGCCAAGGGCGCGTTCACAGGGGCGCTTCGCGACCGCATCGGGCGCTTCGAGGAAGCACACGGCGGGACCATTTTCCTGGACGAGATCGGCGACCTCACACCGACCATCCAGGTTAAGTTGCTGCGCGTTCTGCAGGAGAAAGAAGTCGAGCGCGTGGGCGAGAACGTGACCAGGCAGGTGGACATCCGCATCATCGCCGCCACCAACAAGGATATCCTGGAGGAGGTGAAAACGGGGCGGTTCCGCGAGGATTTGTATTACCGGCTGAACGTCATCCCCCTGCACCTGCCGCCGCTCCGCGAGCGCAGGGAAGACATTCCCTACCTCGTCCAGCACTTCATCAAACGCTGGAACGCCCAGCACGTGAAACCCATCGAAGACATTGCCGACGACGCGCTGGGTCTCCTGCTCGACCACAACTGGCCGGGCAACATCCGGGAACTGGAAAACGTGGTCGAGCACGCCTGCGTGAAGTGCTCAGGTTCCCGCATCCACAGTGTGGACCTGCCTGCGTTCTTGCAATCGGAATCCGCTCTTCCCGGGCGCAAAAAGGGGAACCCGGTTCGCCGCCGCAACTGGTTGAACCGCGAACTGGTTACCGAGGCCCTGGCCCGGGCCGAGGGCAATCAGTCCCGTGCCGCACGGGAACTGGGTGTGCACCGCATCACCCTGTGGCGAAAAATGAAGGAATTCGGCATCCCCGCTTAAGCAAGAATCCAACTGTCATTGAATAGAGTTTGTTTCCGGCAGGCAACGCCTGTCCCTTCCCCGCTTGCGCGGGGAAGGACCAGGAGTTGAGAGGATGGGGCGAGTTGAAAGCCGGAGTGGGGGGGGTCACTTCCCGGCTCGAAAGACGGAAGGGTTCTCTTCCCCTTCCACCTCCAGGTGGCCGATCGCTCCTTTCGCCACCCGGAAAATGCTGTGATCCACCAGGGCATAGGTTCCCGGCGCATCCACCTTGAACTCGACAATGGTCGCACCTGCGGAAGGAATCATGGTGGTCTGCACGTTGGTATTGACCAATCCGCCGATGGCGCCTTCCATGTACACCTTGTCAAAGATTTCGCCGATGATGTGGAACGAAGACACCCGGTTGGGACCGATATTGCCGTAATAAATGCGCACGGTCTCGCCGACCTTCGCCTTCAGCGCGTTGTCAAACATCACGCCGCCTTCCTTGCCGTTGAACACGACGTAGGTCGGGTTCTCATCGAGGCCGCGCTGGATGTCGAACTCCACCAGCCCTTCTTTCTTCTGGGTGGTGAAGAACTCGCTCCGCATGACGTAGTATTCGCGGTCCACCGGCGGCAGGCCGCCTTCCGGCTCAACCAGGATCAGTCCATACATGCCGTTGGCGATGTGGTCCACAATCTGCCCCGCGGCACAGTGGTAAATGAACAGGCCGGGAGCCATTGCCTTGTAGGAGAAGACACGGGTCTCACCCGGAGCGACGGTGATCACCGCCGCACCGCCACCCGGTCCGTTCACCGCATGCATGTCGATGTTGTGATCCTGCGAGTTGGTCTTCGGGTTGGTAAGATGAAACTGCACCGTGTCACCCACCCGCACCCGCACCATGGGGCCCGGAACCGTGCCGTTGTAACTCCAGAATTTATACTTGATGCCTTTACCCAATCCATCCGCCAGGTCGCCGACGAATTCCTTCGCCTCAAAATGAACCTCCACCGTTTTCGACTCGGAACGCTTGGTGGGGGACGGCACATTCGGCGCCGTGGCCATGACGGAGTCGCCATGCGACCACCCCGGCGTGGCAACGGACAGGATGAACAGGAACAAAATCAGCTGAACGGGTTTAAAGCGCAATTGGGAAAGGGATTCGATCATGTAACTCATACTCCTAAAGGTTAAAAAAATTCCAGGAAACAACCTACCGTCTTGCTAATACAAGGCCCGTGCCAAATTCCAAAACACCGTTTTTAAACTGATTTTGCAGGGTAGGGCCCTTTCCCTTGTTGCGTTAAATGACCAACGCAACATTGCAGACAGTTGCGTGTCCTCGGGCAACTCCTCCTTTTTCCGAATGCTGCCTGTTCCACCCGGTCCGCCGCCATAAATGATGGAAACTTATTGACAGACCGCACGTTATCGCCAATAATAGCTAAATCTCAATAATTGAATAACTTATACCCCACCCCCTTGGCGAAACCCTCTGTTTTGGAAAGCTTAGTGGGAGGTTGATCAAGAAAACCGCATGGACCGCTACTGGGAACGCTTCAAGACCCCTTTCCTTTGCTTCGCCGGGTTTTCCGGTGTGGGCAAAACCACCCTGCTCGTGGAATTGATCAAGCGGTTCCGCCGCGATAACATCCGCGCCGGGTACTACAAGCACGACGCGCACCGCTTCCAGATGGACAAGGAAGGCAAGGACACCTGGCGCGCCCAGCAGGCGGGGGCGGGCATCCTCACCATCAACGATCCCGAGCACTTCGCCATCATCGCCGAGAACCCGTTCAAGAAACGCTCCATCACCCACGCCCTGGAACAGTGTGACTGCATCCTCATTGAAGGTTACAAGAAATCGCCGTTCAACAAGATCGTGTTCCTCGACGCCGAGGGCCGTCTGCCCATCTCCCGCGACGACACCGGTATCAAAGCCGTGGTGCACCAGGGCGTGATTCACGATACGGGGCTGACCGATCTCGGCATTCCGCTGTTTCACCGCGACGAGGTGGACCGTATCTACGAATTCGTGCGCAGTCACTTTCTTCAGTGCACCAGTGCCATTTACGGCGGCGTGTTCATCGGCGGCCAGAGCAAGCGCATGGGCAAGGCCAAATTCTCGCTCGCCTACAACGGAAAGACGGAAGCCGAACGGATGGTGGACTTGTTGTCGCGGTTCTGCGATAAAGTGGTGTTGTCGGCGCGGCCGGACCAGGACCTGGCTGACCTCGGAGACCTCGGCGATTGCGAGCGGTTGAACGACGAACACAGTGGACTGGGTCCGGTGGGCGGTCTCGCCACCCTCATGGCCAACCATCCGGACAAGGCATGGCTGGTGGTTGCCTGTGACATGCCGTTTCTGAAGGAACGCAACGTCCGGCACATCATCGAGCAACGCGACCCTCTCCGCTATGGCACCTGTTATATGAAGAAAGGACGCCTCGGTGTGGAACCCATGTGCGGCATTTATGAACCGAAGTTCATCGTGCCCCTGTTCGAAGCCATGTCGCGGCGCGAACTTTCGTTGTCGCGCATCATCAATGAACTGCCGTTCCATTGCATCGGCGTGCCGGAAGACAACCGCTCAGATTTCATGAACGTCAACACGCCCGAGGAATACGAAGTGGCCCGGGTGAAGCGGGAACAGGAGGAAGACTGAAATGGGCATGATCACCGTCGACGAGGCGCTCGCCAGCATCCTCGCCAAAATCCAACCCAAAGGACTGGAAAAGGTCTCCATTACCGAAGCGCTGGGACGCGTGCTGGCGGAGGACATCACCGCCCGCCGCGACAACCCGCCGCTCGACAACTCGGCGATGGACGGCTACGCGGTGATCGCGAACGACATCCAGTCGGCGACCCCGGACAGCCCGGTGAAGCTGGAACTGGTCGACGAAGTCGCCGCCGGGTCCATCGGCACGATCACATTGAAATCCAACCAGGCGATCCGCATCATGACCGGCGCCCCCATTCCTCCCGGCGCTGACGCGGTGCTGATGCAGGAAGACACGGACAAGAACGGCAGCTTCGTATTCGCCAAGGACAAGGCAACGGTCGGCGAGAACATCCGTCTCGCAGGCGAGGACGTGAAAACCGGCGACGTGGTGGTGCCGAAAGGCGGCGTCATCACCCCGGCGCACGTGGGCATGATGGCGGTGTGCGGCCGATCCAGCGTCACCGTCGGCCAGCGACCCACGGTGGCCATCCTCTCCACCGGCGACGAGATCGTCGATCTCGACCAGGTGCCGGAAGGGTCGCAGATTTACAACAGCAACGGTTACATGCTGATGGCGCAGGTGGCCTCGGCGGGCGGCGTGCCGCGTTACATGGGCATCGCCAAGGACGACGAAAAGGACCTGCTCGAAAAATTCGAGTGGGCGCTGGAGAGCGACATCGTGCTTTCCTCCGGCGGCGTGTCGGTGGGCGATTACGACCTGGTGAAGGCGAGCCTTCAAAAGATGGGCAACGAGATGGTGTTCTGGAAAGTCGCCATGAAACCGGGCAAACCGCTCGCCTTCGGCAACATCGGCGGCAAGCCGGTGTTCGGTCTGCCGGGCAACCCGGTGTCCTCGTTCGTGTCGTTCGAGCAGTTCGTTCGTCCATCGATCAAGAAGATGATGGGCGCGCGCGACCTGAGCCCGCAGACGGTGCAGGCGACGCTTACGGAAACCATCAAGAAAAAACCGACCGGGTGCATTTCATGAGCGCCGTGGTCTCCTGGGACGGCGGCGACTACACCGTGACCCCCGCGGAACAGCAGGGGTCCGGCGTGCTCAAGTCCACCGTCGCCGCCAACGGCCTGCTCGTGTTCCCGCTGGAGAAAAGCGAACTCCGGAAGGGCGATCGGGTCACCGTCCAACTCCTGAACACCTGAGGCCGATGCCGAACTTTCTCCCCCACTCCCGCACTTCAAACATTTTTTTCTCCATATTACTCCTGATGTCCGTTTGGGCGTCGCCCTTGTCGGCCGCCACGGGTTTCGACCGCATGGCGGAACAGATCGAGGCCCAGTTCCCGGACATCCAGGGCATCGTGCTGTCGGTGGAAAACGGCGAGGTGCTGATCGACCTCAAAAAGGGCCAGCCCATCCACTCCGGAGACCGGCTGAAAGTCATCCGTTACGGCGAACAGATCGTGCACCCGGTGACAGGCGAGGTCATCGGCCGTAAGGAAACCGACATCGGCCTCATCGAGGTGACCGAGGTGCGCACCAACTACTCCGTCGCACGCACATTGAATACCAACGAACCCATTCAGAACGGCGACGGCGTCGAGAGCCGCTTCCGCAAGATGGTCATCCTGTCTGCGCCGGTTCTGCAGGCGGAGGACCTGTCGCTGGACACGCAGGCGGTCGGCCTGGCCATCGAGCGTTCGCTCAAAAAGCGTCCGCGCATGGAAGTGCCTGCCTTCGGCGTGCAGGCGTGGATGCTGGACCAGGGCCTGCAAGCCGCCGACCTCATGAACCCGCAGGTGCTGGCCAGACTGAATAAGGAAATCACCTTCGACCTGCTTCTTCTGTCCAGGGTGGAGACCGTGCAGGGCCAGACGGTGCTCCGTTACCGCGTGGTGGCTGTGGAGGATGGCGCCGTTTTGCAGGAAGCGCGCGTCGTATTCGATGAAATGACCGCACTGGCCACGCCCGAGAGCGGCACCCAGTCGCAAGCCGCCAAGGAACTGGGGCTGGTGAAGTTCATCGGCAAACAGGATTTCGATTTCGTGCTGGCGGACATGGATGTGGGCGACCTCGACGGTGACGGCGAGCCGGAGTTCGTGTTCATCGACCGCAACCGGGTGATGATCTACCGCTTCGTCAAAGGACAGTACGAGAAAATCGGCACCATCCGCGTGTCGGCGGAGTTCAACCGGTTCCTCACCGTGGACGTGGCGGACATCAACGGCAACGGCCGCGCCGAAATCTTTGTCACCAACCAGGTGGGGCAACAGCTGGAGAGCTTCATCCTCGAACAGGTGCCGGGCCAGACCCGATTCGAGAAAATCGCCACCGGCCTCAACCGCTATTTCCGGGTGATCCGTTCCTACAAGGGAGTCCCGCGCCTCCTCACCCAGCGGCCCGGAGTCGAGGAACCATTCGGGTCGGAAGTCCACACAATGGTTTATAGGAATAATACCTACAAGGAAGGTGCAAAGCTGGGCTTTGAGCGGTTTTTGAACCAGCAAACGACCCTCTACGGAGTGACTTTGGAGGACACGAATTTCGACAAATCCATTGAAATAATTGTCCTTGACAACAATTACAATTTAAGGGTATATTCGACCGATGGAAAACTGCTAGTAAAATCAGAGGATTACTACGGACACGACCCGCGGCAGATCGAAGTGGGGCTGAAAGACCAACCTTATGTTGACTTTACAGATCCTTACGTTCCCAGGCCCGTCCGATACAAAGGCAGGCTGGTCCCGGTCCAAAAAAGGAACCAGCGCTTCCTGTTGGTACCGAAAAACCATCGGTTCGGCGGCAACTGGCTGTCAGAACTCGTCGTAATCAACAGCAGCAGTCTGGCTTTCATCGCCGTCAACAAGGAGGGGTTGGAGACGGTGTTTGAAACAAATAAACAGAAGGGATACCTGGCCGCATTTCAGGTGGTGGGTACGAAGGACTCCCGCAGACAACAAGTCCACGTAGCCACCGTGGCCGACAAGGGCGGCCTCTTCCGGGACGAAAAAATGACGACGTTGTTCGTCTATGACTGGAAGTGATCCCACAGACCAACCATTCAAAAGAGGAGGACCCCACCCCGCAATACCCGAGAAAAGTTCGCTCAAGGTCAAGGAGCTTCCCATATAAGCGTTGATACCTAGAGTCAAATAAGTTCCATTTTCCTTACTTGGAGGAGGTAAGCATGAAAAGGAAACTTTTAGCCGCAGGCGCGGCGGCGGTGGCCGTTTTACTGGCCGGCGTCATGGTCGCCCAGGCGGCAAGTGTCAAGTTCGGCGGTCAAATGCGACCCCGATACGAGATTTTTGAGCAAAACGATTTCGACAAGAAAACCGATCCCACCCATTTTTTCCTGACACGCATTCGACTGAACGCCGACGTCAACATCGATGACAAAATCGGGGCGTTCATCCAGTTCCAGGCCCGTGGCGTTTACGGTGCCGGCACCGGCGGTCTCATCCCCGGTCCCGCTCCCGGACCCCGCAATGCCGCAGTTCCTGCCGACGGACTCGTTGATGTCGGTCTCCACCAGGCATATTTCACCGTACAGGACTTTTTCGGCATGCCCGCTGACCTGAAAATCGGTCGGCAGGAAGTCGTTCTGGACGGACACCGCCTGTTCGGCAACACCGGCTGGACCACGGGCGCTCAGTCCGCGGATGCGATTCGCCTGGATCACCACCATGGCGACAACATGTTTTCGTATATTTTCATCAAGGCCATTGAAGCGAATGGTTCCGTACCGTTTGCTGTAGGTGGCAACAGCGCCGGCGCACCGATCAACCTCGGTGGTGCCGGCCCAGGCGGCCTGCTGGGTCAGGGTACTTGTGGCCGTGGCACCGGATTCGGCGCTGGCGACCTGAGTGACAACTGTGACCGGGAAGACCACGTGTTCTGGGGCAACATCAAGACCATGGTTCCGAACGCGGTGATTTCTCCGTACCTGGTCATCACGGTGGACAACTCCTGGAACGGTTCCGGCACGTCTGCCGGCAACCCGGACAACGAGATGATCACCGTGGGTGGTCGCATCGCCGGCAACGCCGGTGGTTTCGACTACCGGTTTGAAGGTTACTTCCAGGGTGGCCGCGCGGAAGGCATCGCGACGACCATGCCGGCTACGGGAAAAGTGGTTTCCGCCGCAAACCTGGCCGCCTACACAAAGGGCGGTGGCTCCGGTGTTGACCGCCGCGCGTATATGATCGGCGCCCGTCTCGGCAAGACCTTCAAGAACGTCATGTGGACCCCTTCCGTCACCCTGTGGTACGACCGGCTCTCCGGTACGGACTCCGAGGACATTCAGGACGGCATCTGGGGTACCTTTGACACCCTGTACGACACCGGTCACAAGTTCTACGGGTACATGGACACGTACCTGAACGCGACCGGTGGTGACACGTCGTACCTCGGCCTCGAGGACATCGCCATCAAAACGTCGATGAAGCCCGCGGCCAACTGGACCGTGAAAGCGGACTTTCACTACTTTAAAACCCCGGCTGAAAACATCGATCTGGGACGCGAGCTGGACATCACCTTCGTCCACAAGTACAGCTCGAACCTGACCATGACGGCTGGGTATTCCAACTACTGGGCGGACCCGGGTTTCATCCTGGTCAACCCGCGTGTATCCCGGTCTGCAGGACAGGGCGGAATTGTTGACGGTTCCGCCAACTGGGGTTACGTTCAGCTGGACCTGAAGTTCTGATCGTTCTTCAACCTCGCATCATCATCCCCCGGGCGGTTTCGCCCGGGGGATTTTTTTTGCCCGGTCGGGGCACCGTTTTACAGAAGCGTCCAAACGGCCTATAATGGAGTCCATGCTCTTTCAAGCCACCCCGAGTGGCAGCCGAAAACCCGTTGCGCCGGATCCTGCACGCAGGTAAACCCGCGCAACCTCGGAACGGGCGATCCGCCCTGCCCGTCCCTTCACGATTTTCAACACAGAATCGGTCGTGCCGCCGGGACCGGGCCAAGCCGCGGCCTGAATGCCGCCGAGGCCCGTTTCGCACATTGTTCATTCATCAACCTCCAAGGAATTGACATGCACTTCAAGACCCCTTCCAGACTTCTGCTCCCTCTTCTGCTTGCGGCTCTGCTTTTGTGGCCCCACGTGTCCATCGCTCAGGTGGCGGACAGCCATGCGCCTGAAGAGGCGCGCATGGAAATCAACGGGCGCCTCGTGCCGCCCATCGTGGCCACCGTCAACGGCAAGGAAATCCCCGGCACCATGCTGGTCAGCCAGGTGCAGATGTACAAGATGTTTCACCAGCAGCAGGGCCACCGCGTGAGCCCAAAGCAGGAAGCCGAGTACTCCAAAGAAGCCCTCGACAACCTGATCGGACAGGAACTGCTGTTCCAGAAAGCGAAGGCGTGGGGGATCACCGTCGATGAAAAGACCGTGCAGGGTGAGATTCAAAAAATCCAAAGCCAGTTTCCGTCGGAAGAATTATTCAAACGCGCGCTCCACGTGCAGGGGCTGAACGAGGGCCTCCTGCAGACCAGTATCGAACGTCAGTTGGTGGAAGAACAGGTCACGCGTACCCGGCTCGCGCCCAAAGCCAATGTCTCGGATGCGGCCGTGAAAACATTTTACGAGGAAAACCGGGAACAGTTCCTGCAACCGCCGCGCTGGGAGTTTTCACACATTTTCACCGCCGCCCTGAAGAAAAATGAACCGGAAGACCCGAAACTCCAGGAGCGTTTTCACAAACTCCAGGGCATGGTGGAAACCGACGCGCGCAATAAAATTGAAAACGCGTTGAATGAAATCAAATCCGGCAAGCAGTTTGAAGACGTCGCCAAAGAATATTCCGAGCATGAAGAAACGCGCCAGAACGGCGGCAAATGGGGTACCATGGCCCAGCACGAGATGCCGGAAGAAATTTACGAGGTCGTCTCCAAATTAAAACCGGGGCAGACGTCCGGGATCGTGCGCAGTGAGTACGGATTCCACATCCTGCGCCTGGATGCGGCGCTCCCGGAGGAAGTGGTGCCGCTCGACCAGGTGAAGACGGATCTGCTGAACCACCTGCTGAAAGAAGAAGTAAAAAAGAAAAGGACAAGCTGGTTTCCAAGTTGCGCGATGAGGCGGATGTCGAGGTGTTCTTTTAAAAAGAGGCATTGCAGAACCACCCCCTGCCCTTTCATGAGAGGAAGGGGAACCTCCATAATCTGCGTGACCACTTCAAATCCAAAATGAAAACACTGGTAACAGGAACTACAGGGTTTCTCGGCTCGGCGATCGCGCGCGAGTTGATCCTGTCCGGCCGCACGGTGAAGGTGCTGGTGCGGCAGGGCTCGGACCTGCGCAACCTTTCCGGACTCGACGTGGAAGTCGTGCACGGCGACCTGCGCGATCCGGATTCCCTGGCACGCGCGCTCGACAAGTGCGACACGCTCTATCACGCAGCCGCCTATTACAGCCTGTGGAGCCGCGACCGCAAGATGGTGTACGACATCAACGTCACCGGCACGCGCAACATCCTGGATGCCGCCCGGCAGGCGGACCTCCAACGCATCGTGTACACCAGCACCGTCGGCTGCATCGGCCTCACCGGCAACGGAACACCCGGCGACGAAACCACTCCGTTCAACGAAGCCACCCTCTGCAACGATTACAAGCGGTCGAAGTGGGAAGCGGAACAGGTGGCGCTGGAGTTTGCACAGAACGGTCTGCCGGTGGTCATCGTCAACCCCAGTGCACCGGTGGGACCGCGCGACATCAAACCCACGCCGACGGGCAAGGTGATCCAGGATTTCCTGAACGGGAACATGCCGGCCTACCTCGATACCGGACTGAACCTGATCGACGTGCGCGACTGCGCGCGCGGCCACCTGCTGGCGGAAGAACGCGGCAAGGTGGGCGAACGTTATATCCTGGGCAACCGCAACATGTCGCTCAAGGAAATTCTCGACACGCTGTCGAAGATCACCGGCATTCCCGCACCGAAAGTGCAGATGCCTTACTGGGTGGCGTACACGGCGGGGTGGGTGTGCGACGCGGTGTCGAACGTCATCACGCACAAGCCGCCGGCCGTGCCGCTGGGCGGCGTCAAGATGGCGAAATATCACATGTACTTTGATGCTTCGAAGGCGGTCCGGGAACTGGGGCTGCCGCAGAACCCGGTGAAACAGGCGTTGAGCGACGCCGTTCACTGGATGCGCGAACACGGGCTCGCCCGCTGAATCTGCACCCACACGACCTGATATGGAAACTTTCAACCTGCTGATCGGGACGGTCCTGCTCCGGCCCTACGTGTTTGTCTTCCTCGCGATCTACCTGACGCTCGCGGTCTGGCACTTCGGCGCCAAACGCGCGGCGTTGTTCACGGTCATTGCCTATTGCATCGCCTTTCTCAGTGAATATTCTTCGACGCGCAACGGTTTCCCCTACGGTTACTACAGTTACATCGACACCACCCGCGACCAGGAATTGTGGATTGCCAACGTGCCGTTCATGGATTCGCTGTCGTATTCGTTCCTGACCTACGTCGCTTACACCATGGCGTTGTTCCTTTTTGCACCGCTCAAGCGAAACGGCTGGGACATCCGTTTCGGCGACACATCAAAGGTACATCATTCGTTGAAGGTGGTGTTTTCCGGAGCGGTGCTGTTCATGCTGATGGACGTGGTGATCGATCCCGTCGCGTTTCGCGGCGACCGCTGGTTTCTTGGCAAGATCTACACGTACCAGGAGGAGGGGGAGTACTTCAACATTCC
Coding sequences within it:
- a CDS encoding carotenoid biosynthesis protein — encoded protein: METFNLLIGTVLLRPYVFVFLAIYLTLAVWHFGAKRAALFTVIAYCIAFLSEYSSTRNGFPYGYYSYIDTTRDQELWIANVPFMDSLSYSFLTYVAYTMALFLFAPLKRNGWDIRFGDTSKVHHSLKVVFSGAVLFMLMDVVIDPVAFRGDRWFLGKIYTYQEEGEYFNIPLTNFGGWVITGAAILFTFTRVNRWLESRPGFRDAGQREVPYQALLGPALYFGVLLFNLAVTFYIGEGVLGLCGTVLTLAILGVLVMRLRRPDLLPVKTSPVIGE
- the hpnA gene encoding hopanoid-associated sugar epimerase, whose product is MKTLVTGTTGFLGSAIARELILSGRTVKVLVRQGSDLRNLSGLDVEVVHGDLRDPDSLARALDKCDTLYHAAAYYSLWSRDRKMVYDINVTGTRNILDAARQADLQRIVYTSTVGCIGLTGNGTPGDETTPFNEATLCNDYKRSKWEAEQVALEFAQNGLPVVIVNPSAPVGPRDIKPTPTGKVIQDFLNGNMPAYLDTGLNLIDVRDCARGHLLAEERGKVGERYILGNRNMSLKEILDTLSKITGIPAPKVQMPYWVAYTAGWVCDAVSNVITHKPPAVPLGGVKMAKYHMYFDASKAVRELGLPQNPVKQALSDAVHWMREHGLAR
- a CDS encoding peptidylprolyl isomerase — encoded protein: MHFKTPSRLLLPLLLAALLLWPHVSIAQVADSHAPEEARMEINGRLVPPIVATVNGKEIPGTMLVSQVQMYKMFHQQQGHRVSPKQEAEYSKEALDNLIGQELLFQKAKAWGITVDEKTVQGEIQKIQSQFPSEELFKRALHVQGLNEGLLQTSIERQLVEEQVTRTRLAPKANVSDAAVKTFYEENREQFLQPPRWEFSHIFTAALKKNEPEDPKLQERFHKLQGMVETDARNKIENALNEIKSGKQFEDVAKEYSEHEETRQNGGKWGTMAQHEMPEEIYEVVSKLKPGQTSGIVRSEYGFHILRLDAALPEEVVPLDQVKTDLLNHLLKEEVKKKRTSWFPSCAMRRMSRCSFKKRHCRTTPCPFMRGRGTSIICVTTSNPK